Proteins encoded in a region of the Schaalia hyovaginalis genome:
- a CDS encoding carbohydrate ABC transporter permease, producing the protein MNSTGRIERIIGWALMALLLAITLIPFAWAIRTALIPNADVFNGDYSPIPQRLTDVNFRRVLGLVSLEEDIAAGGTGAKMYFWLYLRNSFIFTGILVIGQVVTSTMAAYAFARLRFPGRDLVFGILLTGMMIPPIFIVLPNFVLIKDLGLLNSFAGLLAPYVLVSPFAIFFLRQFMLGLPKEVEEAAMLDGAGSWTTFRKVIVPMTSAPITTVAIIQAVFAWNEYLWPQLVGQHHTVRLLNVALAAFQQSSPSTRPDWTGLMAAATLQTIPMFIILIVLGRKLVSSISLTAAK; encoded by the coding sequence ATGAATTCCACCGGTCGAATCGAACGCATCATCGGATGGGCCCTCATGGCCCTCCTCCTCGCCATCACGCTCATCCCCTTCGCCTGGGCGATCCGCACGGCCCTCATCCCCAACGCCGACGTCTTCAACGGCGACTACTCGCCGATCCCCCAGCGCCTCACCGACGTCAACTTCCGCAGGGTCCTCGGCCTCGTCTCCCTCGAGGAGGACATCGCCGCCGGAGGCACCGGCGCGAAGATGTACTTCTGGCTCTACCTGAGGAACTCCTTCATCTTCACCGGCATCCTCGTCATCGGGCAGGTCGTCACATCAACGATGGCCGCCTACGCCTTCGCGCGCCTGCGCTTCCCCGGACGCGACCTCGTCTTCGGGATCCTCCTCACCGGCATGATGATCCCGCCGATCTTCATCGTCCTGCCCAACTTCGTCCTCATCAAAGACCTCGGGCTCCTCAACAGCTTCGCCGGCCTCCTCGCCCCCTACGTCCTCGTCAGCCCCTTCGCGATTTTCTTCCTCCGCCAGTTCATGCTCGGCCTCCCCAAGGAAGTCGAAGAAGCGGCCATGCTCGACGGGGCGGGCTCATGGACGACCTTCAGAAAAGTCATCGTGCCCATGACCTCGGCCCCCATCACGACCGTCGCGATCATCCAGGCCGTCTTCGCCTGGAACGAATACCTCTGGCCCCAACTCGTCGGCCAGCACCACACGGTCCGCCTCCTCAACGTCGCCCTGGCCGCCTTCCAGCAGAGCTCCCCCTCCACCCGCCCCGACTGGACCGGCCTCATGGCCGCGGCCACCCTCCAGACGATCCCGATGTTCATCATCCTCATCGTCCTCGGACGCAAGCTCGTGTCCTCCATCAGCCTCACCGCAGCCAAGTAA
- a CDS encoding carbohydrate ABC transporter permease — protein sequence MMNHSTAPSTSAPRTPGASSRARRTTITAYLFLAPALIGFLVFYLVPMVKGLQISLTDWDLITAPEFVGFGNYAKLLADENFGHSLAITAVYVIVNITTQTAAGLAIAVLMQRISHSTLIRSLLLVPWLVPNVTIAVITLFILDPNVGLLNHGLELLGTEPIAFYGDPDIAILTVALVNSWRNMGYTALLIFAGMQTIPQMVYEAAALDGASAARTFFRITLPLTRPILVMVVIVSMIGSFQIFDTVAVATKGGPIGSTRVIYFYIYQKAFEQGQMGYAAAMSVVLLLIILLMTLVQLRFSRAEQSDLG from the coding sequence ATGATGAACCACTCGACAGCACCGTCGACCTCCGCGCCCCGCACACCCGGGGCCTCCTCTCGCGCGCGCCGCACGACGATCACCGCCTATCTCTTCCTGGCACCCGCCCTCATCGGCTTCCTCGTCTTCTACCTCGTGCCGATGGTCAAAGGGCTGCAGATCTCGCTCACCGACTGGGACCTCATCACGGCGCCCGAATTCGTCGGATTCGGCAACTACGCGAAACTCCTCGCCGACGAGAACTTCGGCCACAGTCTAGCGATCACCGCCGTCTACGTGATCGTCAACATCACCACCCAGACGGCCGCCGGACTCGCCATCGCCGTCCTCATGCAGCGGATCAGCCACTCCACCCTGATCCGCTCCCTCCTCCTCGTCCCCTGGCTGGTCCCGAACGTCACCATCGCCGTCATCACGCTCTTCATCCTCGACCCCAACGTCGGGCTCCTCAATCACGGGCTCGAACTCCTCGGGACCGAGCCCATCGCCTTCTACGGCGACCCCGACATCGCGATCCTCACCGTCGCCCTCGTCAACTCCTGGCGGAACATGGGCTACACCGCACTGCTGATCTTCGCCGGAATGCAGACCATCCCCCAGATGGTCTACGAAGCCGCAGCCCTCGACGGGGCCTCGGCCGCCCGCACCTTCTTCCGGATCACCCTGCCCCTGACCCGGCCGATCCTCGTCATGGTCGTCATCGTCTCGATGATCGGATCCTTCCAGATCTTCGACACCGTCGCGGTCGCCACCAAGGGCGGGCCGATCGGCTCCACCAGGGTCATCTACTTCTACATCTATCAGAAGGCCTTCGAACAGGGGCAGATGGGCTACGCCGCCGCCATGTCCGTCGTCCTCCTCCTCATCATCCTCCTCATGACACTTGTCCAACTGCGCTTCTCCCGCGCAGAGCAATCGGATCTCGGGTGA
- a CDS encoding ROK family protein: protein MRAPRRIQRRANMSAALKSCIDGPRTLADIAAATGVTRVAAEAVVSDLVELGWLEEVAVTPAAPRLGRPAAHIGLHSALGQVLSIDIGAHHATAMTADLSGAILAAERIELAEDLIAPDRLDASIGLGRRVLARNPGLPVWTCTLASPGVVHEGVVAYFGGEGMPGWKGVRLDEEVGAALGTRVRSAGDCALGARGESWRGAAAAFDDVVYILAGRRTGAASVINHRVHEGLFGAAGLIGELPQLRWRELEEEVFADALYEGASPTREDLIRAARRSDSRALRALDEYAEVLALGAAAMILALAPQCLVVGGQYSADADLFLPRLTEALDRLCPFAPEVVVSTLGADAVVQGGIRLALDDILDRLDAIVQGADFFPAATPESLWAEDRR, encoded by the coding sequence ATGAGAGCACCGCGACGGATCCAGCGCAGGGCCAACATGTCCGCAGCCCTGAAGAGCTGCATCGACGGTCCCCGCACGCTCGCCGATATCGCCGCCGCCACGGGTGTGACGCGCGTCGCCGCCGAAGCCGTCGTCTCCGACCTCGTCGAACTCGGATGGCTCGAGGAAGTCGCCGTCACCCCGGCCGCCCCGAGGCTCGGAAGGCCGGCCGCCCACATCGGCCTCCACTCCGCCCTCGGCCAGGTCCTCTCCATCGACATCGGCGCCCACCACGCCACCGCCATGACCGCCGACCTCTCCGGCGCGATCCTCGCCGCCGAGAGGATCGAACTCGCCGAGGACCTGATCGCGCCGGACCGCCTCGACGCCTCCATCGGCCTCGGCCGCAGGGTCCTCGCGAGGAACCCGGGCCTGCCCGTGTGGACCTGCACCCTCGCCTCCCCCGGCGTCGTCCACGAGGGCGTCGTCGCCTACTTCGGCGGAGAGGGCATGCCCGGATGGAAGGGCGTCCGCCTCGACGAAGAAGTCGGCGCCGCCCTCGGCACCCGCGTGCGCAGCGCCGGGGACTGCGCCCTCGGCGCGCGAGGGGAATCCTGGAGGGGCGCCGCCGCGGCCTTCGACGACGTCGTCTACATCCTCGCGGGCAGGCGCACCGGCGCGGCCTCGGTCATCAACCACCGCGTCCACGAGGGCCTTTTCGGAGCGGCCGGCCTCATCGGCGAACTCCCCCAGCTCCGCTGGCGCGAACTCGAAGAAGAGGTCTTCGCCGACGCCCTCTACGAGGGGGCGAGCCCCACGAGGGAGGACCTCATCCGCGCCGCCCGCCGATCGGATTCACGCGCCCTGCGCGCCCTCGACGAATACGCCGAAGTCCTCGCCCTGGGGGCCGCCGCGATGATCCTCGCCCTCGCCCCCCAGTGCCTCGTCGTCGGCGGACAGTACTCGGCCGACGCCGACCTCTTCCTCCCGCGCCTGACCGAAGCGCTCGATCGGCTCTGCCCCTTCGCGCCCGAAGTCGTCGTATCGACCCTCGGAGCGGACGCCGTCGTCCAGGGGGGGATCCGCCTCGCCCTCGACGACATCCTCGACCGGCTCGACGCGATCGTCCAGGGCGCCGACTTCTTCCCGGCTGCCACGCCCGAGAGCCTCTGGGCCGAGGACCGGCGCTGA
- a CDS encoding ABC transporter substrate-binding protein translates to MRRHLAFLAAAGLTAGALAACTPAELTENGSESSAASTGITYSLWDPNQQTAYQKCADAFEKESGIHVTIDQKGWDDYWKNLTVGINSGTAPDVITNHVAHYPELASKGVLTDLKPMIDKDGIDLSQYTGDLASLWDYDGKTFGIPQDWDTIALVYNVKDVTDAGLSAADLADLDWNPQDGGSFGKLVARLTIDENGVRGDEPGFDKTKVATYGWGLETGGGVVGQGPWSWLALSNGFTYLDKNPFGTHYNLDDPKLAEALTWWQKQIDAGYVTPVEKAGNLGLQPMMEQNKAALVPDGSWRINTWSQSEAQEFAFAPLPKGPEGRKTIINGLAPSITAASKHQDEAWQWVKYLTSEKCQTVIAAEAVVFPSITAQSEAAAAAHKAAGVDVSAFLDIAKDPEALSYYPITFKADEINTEADLVIEKIERGEADPASALAELAAKVNALLSE, encoded by the coding sequence ATGAGACGCCACCTCGCATTCCTCGCAGCAGCGGGGCTCACGGCAGGAGCCCTCGCCGCCTGCACCCCCGCCGAACTCACCGAGAACGGCTCCGAGTCCTCAGCCGCCTCCACCGGGATCACCTACTCCCTCTGGGACCCCAACCAGCAGACCGCCTACCAGAAGTGCGCCGACGCCTTCGAGAAGGAGAGCGGCATCCACGTCACCATCGACCAGAAGGGCTGGGACGACTACTGGAAGAACCTCACCGTCGGCATCAACTCCGGAACCGCCCCCGACGTCATCACCAACCACGTCGCCCACTACCCCGAGCTCGCCTCCAAGGGCGTCCTCACCGACCTCAAGCCGATGATCGACAAGGACGGGATCGACCTGTCCCAGTACACCGGCGACCTCGCCTCCCTGTGGGACTACGACGGCAAGACCTTCGGCATCCCCCAGGACTGGGACACCATCGCCCTCGTCTACAACGTCAAGGACGTCACCGACGCGGGCCTGAGCGCCGCCGACCTCGCCGACCTCGACTGGAACCCGCAGGACGGCGGCTCCTTCGGCAAGCTCGTCGCCCGCCTGACGATCGACGAGAACGGCGTGAGGGGCGACGAGCCCGGCTTCGACAAGACGAAGGTCGCCACCTACGGATGGGGCCTCGAGACCGGCGGCGGAGTCGTCGGCCAGGGCCCCTGGTCGTGGCTCGCCCTGTCCAACGGATTCACCTACCTCGACAAGAACCCCTTCGGCACCCACTACAACCTCGACGACCCGAAGCTCGCCGAGGCGCTCACCTGGTGGCAGAAGCAGATCGACGCCGGATACGTCACCCCCGTCGAGAAGGCCGGCAACCTCGGCCTCCAACCGATGATGGAGCAGAACAAGGCCGCCCTCGTGCCCGACGGCTCCTGGAGGATCAACACCTGGTCCCAGTCCGAGGCCCAGGAATTCGCCTTCGCCCCGCTGCCCAAGGGCCCCGAAGGCCGCAAGACGATCATCAACGGGCTCGCCCCCTCGATCACCGCGGCCTCGAAGCACCAGGACGAGGCCTGGCAGTGGGTCAAGTACCTCACCTCCGAGAAGTGCCAGACCGTGATCGCCGCCGAAGCCGTCGTCTTCCCCTCGATCACCGCCCAGTCCGAGGCCGCGGCCGCAGCCCACAAGGCCGCCGGAGTCGACGTCTCCGCCTTCCTCGACATCGCGAAGGACCCGGAGGCCCTCTCCTACTACCCGATCACCTTCAAGGCGGATGAGATCAACACCGAGGCCGACCTCGTCATCGAGAAGATCGAGCGGGGCGAAGCCGACCCGGCGAGCGCCCTCGCCGAACTGGCCGCCAAGGTCAACGCCCTGCTGAGCGAGTGA
- a CDS encoding DUF5692 family protein — MTGGIIPPEYPTLFFFEVGEWWDYATLAVVVAALAFTAWLAQRNMWAVLAVFIVIPVALTIFWWPTSTAGTASAGWFPIVKQYSALAGSLCLVALQVFPRLRHNRWYLLIPPAILALNIAEAVVRDFQCYFIHGVDPSQGMVTWGGPWNIMNGIAGILNLLAISGWIGIFVSKGKERALVWTDLTIWWIVAYDVWNFAYVYNCLADRAWYSGVALLASCTIPAFMKFGRGAWIQYRAYTLTFWCAVVLTFPHFMQDSMFAHRSAHNPYALFLVSAAALAINVFVFARHIHRIATLRRNPFVQEVYADTPESIGWIRDLASDEDKRLIAGRLGTTPEKAGFFASA, encoded by the coding sequence ATGACGGGCGGAATCATCCCTCCGGAGTATCCGACGCTCTTCTTCTTCGAAGTCGGCGAATGGTGGGACTACGCGACGCTCGCCGTCGTCGTCGCGGCTCTCGCCTTCACCGCCTGGCTCGCTCAGCGCAACATGTGGGCCGTCCTCGCCGTGTTCATCGTCATCCCCGTCGCCCTCACGATCTTCTGGTGGCCGACGTCGACCGCGGGCACGGCTTCAGCCGGGTGGTTCCCGATCGTCAAGCAGTACTCCGCCCTCGCGGGCTCCCTGTGCCTCGTCGCGCTCCAGGTCTTTCCGAGGCTGCGGCACAACAGGTGGTATCTGCTGATCCCTCCCGCGATCCTCGCGCTCAACATCGCCGAGGCCGTGGTGCGCGATTTCCAGTGCTATTTCATCCACGGCGTCGATCCCTCGCAGGGCATGGTCACCTGGGGCGGGCCCTGGAACATCATGAACGGCATCGCGGGCATCCTCAATCTGCTGGCGATCTCCGGCTGGATCGGCATCTTCGTGTCGAAGGGCAAGGAGCGGGCGCTGGTATGGACCGATCTGACGATCTGGTGGATCGTCGCCTACGACGTGTGGAACTTCGCCTACGTGTACAACTGCCTGGCTGATCGGGCCTGGTACTCGGGCGTGGCGCTCCTCGCCTCGTGCACGATCCCGGCCTTCATGAAGTTCGGGCGCGGGGCGTGGATCCAGTACCGGGCCTACACGCTGACCTTCTGGTGCGCGGTGGTCCTCACCTTCCCGCATTTCATGCAGGACTCCATGTTCGCGCACCGCAGCGCGCACAACCCCTACGCCCTGTTCCTCGTGTCGGCGGCGGCCCTGGCGATCAACGTCTTCGTCTTCGCCCGGCACATCCACAGGATCGCGACGCTTCGCCGCAACCCCTTCGTCCAAGAGGTCTATGCGGATACGCCCGAGTCCATCGGATGGATCCGCGATCTCGCCTCGGACGAGGACAAGCGGCTCATCGCCGGGCGCCTGGGCACGACCCCTGAGAAGGCGGGGTTCTTCGCCTCGGCCTGA